From the genome of Phalacrocorax carbo chromosome 5, bPhaCar2.1, whole genome shotgun sequence:
CGGCTTCTGGATCTGGACTCCGCAGCCACCCTCACCCTTTCTGTGCCAGGCAGGGGGTGGTCGGTACCCGGCAGGGTCTGGTGACCCAGCGGTAAGGCAGAAGGCAGCTGCCTCATGGAGCTCAACTCCCTGCACGACCTGGAAAGGCTCTCGGACATGGCCACTACCATCTTCTACAGCCACAACCCCTGCCATGGTCCCTGaagctgtctgtctgtctgcccgCTGGGAGCCCAGGCAGCCTGGAGATCCCTGCCCTGGGTAGTGTCAGCCCCAGCCACCGGCTCTGCTAACACTGCCCCCATGAACCCTGCCTTCTGCCCCCTACCCGCAAAGCTGCTCTCCAAGAGCTACTGCGCAGCCacgagcagcagcagcaccgaGGGGCTTCACCCCCCACCCTGGGTACCCCACAGACAACAGGCGGCAGCCCCCCAACTTCACTCACACCAGCCTTTAATCTGCCCAGTGTTCCCAGGCTGCGGCATGGCTGCGGACAGGCCTGGGGGGGACAGTGAGCAGAGGCCCCCCTGCATCTCCTCCCTCCGGCGTGGGGCGCAGCGGCTCAGAGGGCATACTTGTGCCAgaggctgtggggcagagcagggtaGGTCAGGGTGTGCCCGGTGTTCCCCCAACCCTGGTTGTTGGTGGTGGGTTGCACCAACAGAGTGGGGGGGGCACCTGTGTACCCCCCCGCCTTGTCCCTACACCCACCTGTAGGTGACATCGGGGTTGTCCTGGTGCTCCAGGAGGGCGTCGCGTACGGGGCttggggggctcagccccaacGCCTGCGCCCGCTCCCACCGCTGCAGGCGGGTGATACCTGCGGGGGGACCCGGGTCAGCGGGACCGGGGGGCACCGGGGTGGTACCGAGGAGTACCGGAAGGACACCGGGGGGGTACAGGGCGGGTACCAGAGGGGTACCAAGAGGGGTACCGGGGGCTCTCACCGGTGCAGGGCCCGTACTCCCAAGCGAGGTCAAAGCGCCGCAGCATCTCCAGGAGGGCCGGGTCcggtgggggcggcggggtcTCCTCGGCgggcggggggtcccggggccggGGTCGTGGCCAGCTCTTGACCTTGCCCTTGTCCCTGCCCGGGATTCGCCCCGcttgccgccgccgccgccgcgggaagGAATCGGTGATGCGCCGGGGCTGCTCCATGGCTCTGCGGGAGGGAACGGCttggggcggcggcggcggcggccccacTCCTCCCGCGGTTACCGGGAACTGGGCGTccgcccgctcgccccgccCCTGCCGCTCGCCGGGCGGAAGCgctggggccgggcggggccgggctgagGGGGCCCGGCCGCTGCCACCCCCATCCCGGTGACCCCGGCGCTGTCACCCCTCCCGGCTGTCCCAGTTACCCCCAGGAGCtgtcacacacacccccccggTGGTCCCCATCACCCCCATAATTCGTGACTCGACCGGACTCACGCCACGCAGCCGGCACCCTCTGCACCGCACAACGCtctggctctgtgtgtgtgtgtgtccccaaaAAGCACAGCCAGTGACCCACAACGCTatggtgggtgtgtgtgtgtgtcccagCTGTGGTGACACCATCCCCGGggtgacacacacacacacacgtggcAGATGCCACCAGTGGAGATTTGCCTGAGGTTTTTCACCCCTCCCCGGGGAGGCTGAGAATAGCTCAGGGCAGGGCCGTGGTGCATGTCCAGGCACAGAGGGACAGGGTGACTCCCTGGGGGACACAGCTGCGTCCCTCAGCGGTGACACCAAGCCGGGTCACGGCTGTAACGGTTGATGCCAAGCCAGGTGCAAGAAAACTGGTGCTGGAGGTAGATAACAACCCTATAACAGCTATCAGAGAGTCCACACTCCtctttggtttcattttattttatctttgtgGCCCCAACAGCACAGGGACTtccccgcgccggggcggggggccgagGGGGTCAGGGTCAGTCCCTGCCCAGGCCGGGGTTGTGCAGGACGAAGCGGCAGAGCTCCGGCACTTGCCGGTGTCCCAGCTCTTCCTGCAACCGCTGCATGGGCCGGTTCCCCGTGGCCGTGTGCCCGAAGGTGGGAAAACCACGGGCCTGCGCCCGGCGAGCGGCGAGGGCCAGCACCGCTCGCATGTGGCCGTGCCGGCGGTGAGCCGGCAGGGTGTAGCTGTGGGTCCCCGTCCCGAAGGCATCGGTCAGGACCCAGCAGAGAGGCTGCCCAGCCCTGTCCTGCAGGCAGACGTTGGGGAAACGACCCAGCAGCTCCGCCAAGTACCGCCGGCTGCGATTGTTGCCGCCGTACGCCCATGTCTCGTTCAGTAGATCTACGTGCGCTGGGCTCAGCGAGCCCACCCGCACGTCGGGGTCCAGCCTGCGGCGAGGGTCGGCCGtcagcggggaggggggctggcaggggctgccAGCGCTGGCACCAGAGAGCAGGGGGGTGCTCACCGGGGCtcaggcagggtgctggggttggggtgcaAGTAGGTGTAGTACTCGGAGACCTCCAGCTCGATGCCCTTGACCCCCGCAATGGCCTGTGACACCGTGGCCaccccctcctgcagccctggggatgGTGGCATCAGGgggccctgctcccccagcacccccattCCTTGCTTCCAGTCCCCCTCTTTCTGACCCCAGCACATGGGCTGTGTtctccccagtgtccccaggggCTCCCCACAACCCCAGTATCTATCCCCAGCACCCCAATTGTTGTGCTcagtgctccccagcaccccaatccctgcccccagtatcccccagcaccccaatcCCTGCACCCAATGTGCCCACCACCCTAATTCCCacacccagtgccccccagcaccccaatcccggcccccagcaccccaagtCCAACCACAATGCACCCCAGTGACAGCACCCATCAAACCCCtacccccagtgtccccccaatgcccccccaGCACACCAAGTCATGCCCCCTCCAatgctccccagtgccccccagcacccccaatTCCTTCCACCAGTACTTCCCAGTGCCTCCAGTTCCTTGCTCCCTTATCACCAATGGCTCTCCCCAGCATCCCACGCTCCTGGTactccccagtgctgcccagcaccCGTCATTTCCATCCACAGCATGCATGCTCcctgcccccagtgctccccagtgccttCCCAttgccccccaggaccccccagttCCCAGGCCACCAAAGATGTGGAAGGCGGTGTCCCAGCGCAGGCAGCCGGGGGTCTCTAGCAGTGCCCGGTAGGCGCCCACGTCCCGGTAGAAAGCCGCATTCCTGTTTGTGTAGAAATCATCCACCGGCATCTGCGGGGCACCCATGAGTGCCCTGAGCCCACCCAGCACGTACCAGGGCACCGTGCCCACCcagcgccccccacccccaccccacaacCCACATCCCCGCCGGCCACCTCTCTGCTGGGCCGTGCCAGCACAGCGCCAAAGTGGGGCCACGAGTCCACCACGACCTCGAACTCCCCTGGGTTCCCCCGGTTTATGTTCATCACGGCCCCGAGGACCTGCAGGCAAAGGGGTCAGAGATGGGGtaagggggtttggggggccaCTGGGGGCCGAGGCGGCACATCCCGGGTGCACGCCACAGCAATCTGCCCTCACCAAATATGGTGCCCAGGCCCCATAGGGCTCGGTGGGGTGAAGGCAGAGGGGGCGGTGCCTAAGGCCAGGCTGCCCACAAGTGGGGGGGGCAAGTAGGAAGCATGGGATTGGCTCTATTGCACCGTGTCTGGGTTGAGATTGGCTGGGTCATAGAGGTCTGGAAGGGGATTGGCTGGGGCAGAGTCCACCTGGGCTGGGATTGGCGGTTGGGTGATGCCCAGGAGCAGGGCATGGACTTGGGACCCCTGGGGAGCGCGGGGACAGGGTGATACTGGGTTCCCTGTCACTGAGGGGGTGAGAGTAAGGGGGTGGCACCGGGGTGCCCATCACCGGGGGCAAGAGACGGGGGTGACAGTGGGGTGCCTGTCACTGGCAGGGGTGACAGAGGGGTCCCCATCATGGCACGGGGCAGGGGTGACAGTGGGGTCCCCATCACTGGCAGGGGTGACAGAGGGGTCCCCATCATGGCACGGGGCAGGGGTGACAGTGGGGTCCCCATCACTGGCAGGGGTGACAGAGGGGTCCCCATCATGGCACGGGGCAGGGGTGACAGCGGGGTCTCCGTCACCGGCAGGGCAAGGGGCAGGCTCCTCCTCAGGGCCTCCTCCAGGCGCTGCAGCTGGGCCGGGCACGTCAGGATCAGCATGGTTCTGCTGAGACACCCTACAATAACAGTGGGCCAGGAACCCCGGGTGGGGACCCCGTACCCAGACCCAGCCCCGGGTagtccccagcccctccagcacTCACCTCGCAGCAGTCCTGGGGCTGTGGGTCCCGGGTGGCCGTGGGGTGGGTGTCTGGAGCCTGTGGGGCAGGTGGTAGCACCAGCAGATCCCTGCTTCTGTGGGGCAGGCGGTGACACCGGTGGGTCCCAAGGCCACCAGTGGCTGTCACGGGCTGGCAAGTGCCCCCTGCCCGGGGGGGGGCAGCCCTGTAcgggggcagcgggcagggTCCATCCTGCCGGGCATGGGGCCAGCCCTGGCCACCCTGCGGCCTCCTGGGGATGGGTGTTCAGCCAGAacaccctgccccacagccaccaGTGCCCCACGGCCACTGGGATCCTCAGTGTCGCCGCCTGCCCCACGCCAGGGGGCCATGCTGATCCTGATGTGCCCTGGAGACCCCTCTGCATCCCACCCCGCAACCAGAGGTGCTGCTCTGGGTGCCTCCCACCCTGGTAGCACCCCACACACCACCGGGCCAGGGGCAGGTCACACTCAGATCCCCATTCCCCCCAGGCAGCCCAGGGACCCCAGGGCCTTCCAGACGTGGTGGTACAGGGGTCACATCCATGGGTGATGTGAGGGGTCCCCAAGCACATCCCTGGGTGGCATGGGGGTCCCCGAGCACAGCTCCACGTGACATGGGGGTCCCCGAGCACATCCCCAGATGATACAGTGTGTCCCCAAGCCCACCCTGGGTGCAGCAGCTCCCCCAACCCAGCCGGCAGGGAGGCACGCGtgggtccccccaccccgtcgCTCCACCCTGGCCCACTGCAGGGTGCCACCAGGGCTGCGCCCGGTGCCCGTGTTGCCATCCCATGTCCCGCTGCTCAGCGCCACGTGGGGCTTTGGGGGAAATGCCCGCAGCCGGGGGCTGAGCCACACTGAGCTCAGAGTCTGGCGCAGCTACCCGTTCACTCTGGCCCCTACTGATGGTACCACTGGCTCCTTGGGCCCCCCGCCGTGTggcgcgggcggggcgggggtgctGGAGAAAGGCTTTTATTCGTTCATACAAGAATAGATCTTCTGCAATAAATACCCCAATAAATAACATCTCCAATAAATAAACACTCATAGACGCACCGGGACAGCGGCCCTGGGGCCCCGCCTCCAGCCCCGCCCACCATGCCCCAGAGCCCCGCCCTcccgggggaggaggggctgtGAGTTGCTAGGTAACCATGGGAGAGGTGGGGCTTGGGTGACGGGGCGGAGCCTGTTGTGGGAAGGAGGCGGGGCTTGCTGCACAGGCTGGTGAGCGGGGCTTATTGCCGTCCGGGGAGGGGGTGGAGCCTATTGCTCCTGGGGCGGGGCTTGCAGCTGGATGGGGCAGGGCTTATTCCTATGCTCTGGGGGATTGGTCCTTTCAGGGGTGGGCGGGGCTTGCACCCACTCTGGAGCCCCTGGGGGTGGGGCTTATTGCTGCAGTGGAGGTGGGGGGatgctgccctccccagccccacaggtgTGGGGACTGTCCCGAGGCCAGGGCacactggtggggtggggacaCCGCAGTGGCACTGGCTCCTTCCTCGAGGCACAGACGGTGGGGACACGAGGTGGCTCTGGTGGCACCTTGGGGGTCAGGACCCCCATTTCTGAAGGCACACTGGTGATGGAGGGGGGACATGGGTGGCTTTGGTGGCACTTTGGGGTCAGGACCCCTGTCCATTAAGGCACTATGATGatggtggggctgtggggtggctttggtggcacttggggacaggaCCCCATCCCTTAAGGCACAGTGTGGTGatggtggggctgtggggtggctgTGGTGGCACTTTGGGGTCAGAAGCCCCATCTTTCAAGGCACACTGGTGATGGAGACGGGTCATGGGTAGCTTTGGTGGCACTTTGGGTTGGAGGCTCCATCCCACAAGGCACAGCGAGGTGGCGGTGGGGGCATGTGGTGGCCCGTCGGGGTGAGaagccccatccccatcctagcaaggtggggggggagggggcatcGGCGAGGGGGCCTAGAAGCCCCTTGCCTCCAAGCGCAGCGTGACCACGGCGGGCGGCACCTTCTTCTTGAGGCGGTTGAAGTCCTTGGCCGAGCGCCACAGCCAGGtctgcagctccttcagcagcCAGAAATCATCCATCTTCTTGAGGAAGTCATTAGGGGCGAcaggggtgccggggggcgcagggggcccggcggggccgaCGGGCAGCGGGTAACCCAGGGAGGACATGACGCCGGCGATGCTGAGCACCAAACCTTGTAGGCTGGAGCAGAAGTGGCCGAGGCGATGGCGCAGCTCGGCGGTGCCCGCCTGCCCGTCCAGCGCCCGCAGGTAGCAGAGCAGACGGCTGTAGGCACGGTAGTTGGCGGCGAGGCGGGCATTGTCGGTCAACCCCCGCCACAGGTCCAAGTCCACCGTGGCGCTGGGCACCCGTTCGGCGCGCGCCAGCCGCGGCGGGTTGAAGTCGGGCTCATTGAAGGGGGGACCCAGGTAGTTCAGCTGCAAggtggaggtgggggaggggggctgtcAGGCATCACAGGGGTGCCACGAGGGACGCTGAGGATGGGGTCAGGGTAGGGACTGTTCCCCTCGTCCCCGGTCTCTGTGTCTCCCTGCTACATCCCAAGTTTCCGTGCCCACCATGTCCCCAGTCGCCATGTCCCCCTCGTCCCAGGACTCCATGTCCCCTTGCCCATCACATCCCACTTCCCATCAGGTCCCCACTCTTCATGTCTCCCAGgtcccagtgccccccaatGTCCCCAGTCTCCATGTCACCCCCATCCCAGGTCTCTGTGTCCCAGTGCACACCAGGTACCCCTGCTCATCATGTCCCCCTTCTCATCACGTCCCAGGTCTCCATGTCCCCTGCCTGCTACGCTCCCCAGGCtccgtgtccccccatcccaggTCTCAGTGTCCCCCAGACATGCCCACCACATCCCCTTCCCTTTCATGTGCCCGCTCTCGATGCCCACCATGTCCCCCTGCCCACATCCCCTAGCTGGACATGCCCACCATGTCCCAGGTGTCCCTGTCTcccacaccaccacctcccccaCCCTCCACATCCCTCTCCCCATCGCACCCCCAGCCTCCGCATCCCCACAGCTCCACAGCAGACCTGGAGGCACCCATCAGTGGGGTCAAGCCCCCCACGCCCTGCACCCAACCCCTCGTCACGCCACGTGCCGGCACCGCTGGGGCTGAGCCGGCAgcaccggggtgggggggcacgtCAGGGCAGAGACGGGGAACCTCCGTGTGAGGCGGTGCTGCCGGCGGGCAGGGAGAGGCCGatgcctgcacccctgcctgcaccctgggCCGAGGGCAGGGGCCTGGGAGCCGCCCTGCCCTCCGCCGATGAGACATTTCCTTGGCCCCCGGCGCGGGTGCGGACGGCTGGGAAGACCCACAGCCCCCGGGGAGGGCGGGCAGCACCGGCACCGCTGGCGCCGGGCAAGAGCATGTGATGGCAAACACGTCACCTGCAACTACAGGGCGTGCTACGGCACACGCGTGTCCGGGGAGTCACGGGCAGGGAGGCTCGGCGAGGCTGGGCCTTGTGTGTGCACAGGCACATGCGTGTGCAGGCATGCAGGCGTGCGTAGGAGCAGTGACTCACACGCATGCATGTATGTGCGGGCACACAGATGCACACGTATGCGCGGGCACACCGAAGCACAAGCCCACGCGTAggtgcaggcacaccaatgcacacgcacacacgtgTGCAGGCGCACATGCACTCCAACGCAGGCGTGGAGGTGCTGTCACGCGTGCGTGCAGCCACACTGACGCACGAGCACACGTGTGTGTGCAGGCGCGCTGATGCACACGCACCAAGGTGTGCAGGCACCTTGTGTACGCATGCGCGTACACGCAGGCGCACCGATGCACAAGCACACGTGCGCGTGCAGGCGTGCAGGCGTGCAGGCGCTGCAGTGCTCACACGTATGTGCAGGCATGCAGGTGTGCACCCACCCACGTGCACGCAGGCGCACTCCCACTCGTGTGCGCACCcgctccctgctgctgccctggccaCGCTGTGCGCAGGCAAGGGGGTCTCTGGCTGGTGGCATCAGGGCAGCCCCTCCCCATGTGGCACTGCCCCACATTGCCCACCCCACGTCCATGGATGACAAGGGGAACCCCCcacggggggggtggggtgcagTGGCAGGTGGGCACAAGGACACTAGTGGGGTGTACCCATTCCGGGGAGCCCCAACGGGCTGGGGCATCGCCCAGGGGATACAGGCGTGGGGAAGATGGACAGGGCAACCCTCCTggtgccgtggggcagggcaggggggcaggcaggggtacGGTGCGGGTGAGCCCCTACTCACGTAGGTGCCGGCGAGGGTGCGGAGCTGGTGCTCCAGGTAGCGGGTCAGGTCGTAGGTCTTCTGGATGGACTGTCCGGCACCCAGCTCCTCCGTGCAGTTCagggcgggcagcgccggcaGGTTGCAGAGCGCGGCGCACAGGAAGGTGAAGATCCCCCAAGAGTCTCCTGCGGGGACACGGCACCTCAGGGAGGGGGCACAAGGTGTGTGgggacacacaccccctccccccgccctcctcccacccctggGCGTGGGGTGACAGGGACAACCCAGCCGTGAGTGGGACCCCCGGCACCACAGGCTGCTCCGTCCTTCGGGGCGACCCGCCTGcaagtggggaaactgaggcacggaaAGGCTCTGCGTAGGGGCACCCACACCTGCAACAGCGCACCCGCCCCGGCACAGGGCAGCTCAGGCCAGGGCAGTACCGGGAGCCCGGAGCGATGGTGCCGGCACAGCCGGTGCACCGGGGACCCCTGCCTTCCCGCACTGACCCCTCCAGCACCACCGAGCCCGGGCTCCCCTCCGTGCGCTCCCGCCCCCGGGCTGCAGCAACAATCCTTTATATGGTCTGGAGCGAGCGCGGCTCGCGGCGCTCCCGCCGGGACGGCACGGCCTGGTTATATTTGGGCACGGCAACT
Proteins encoded in this window:
- the POLD4 gene encoding DNA polymerase delta subunit 4, giving the protein MEQPRRITDSFPRRRRRQAGRIPGRDKGKVKSWPRPRPRDPPPAEETPPPPPDPALLEMLRRFDLAWEYGPCTGITRLQRWERAQALGLSPPSPVRDALLEHQDNPDVTYSLWHKYAL
- the LOC135313536 gene encoding glycine N-acyltransferase-like protein 3 isoform X1 is translated as MLILTCPAQLQRLEEALRRSLPLALPVLGAVMNINRGNPGEFEVVVDSWPHFGAVLARPSREMPVDDFYTNRNAAFYRDVGAYRALLETPGCLRWDTAFHIFGLQEGVATVSQAIAGVKGIELEVSEYYTYLHPNPSTLPEPRLDPDVRVGSLSPAHVDLLNETWAYGGNNRSRRYLAELLGRFPNVCLQDRAGQPLCWVLTDAFGTGTHSYTLPAHRRHGHMRAVLALAARRAQARGFPTFGHTATGNRPMQRLQEELGHRQVPELCRFVLHNPGLGRD
- the LOC135313536 gene encoding glycine-N-acyltransferase-like protein 3 isoform X2, producing MLILTCPAQLQRLEEALRRSLPLALPVLGAVMNINRGNPGEFEVVVDSWPHFGAVLARPSREECGFLPGRGRLPGTARDPRLPALGHRLPHLCTLPEPRLDPDVRVGSLSPAHVDLLNETWAYGGNNRSRRYLAELLGRFPNVCLQDRAGQPLCWVLTDAFGTGTHSYTLPAHRRHGHMRAVLALAARRAQARGFPTFGHTATGNRPMQRLQEELGHRQVPELCRFVLHNPGLGRD
- the CLCF1 gene encoding cardiotrophin-like cytokine factor 1: MGAAVPGRCAGPLPACPGTPNHAATGPAPRVSRMELRAGDSWGIFTFLCAALCNLPALPALNCTEELGAGQSIQKTYDLTRYLEHQLRTLAGTYLNYLGPPFNEPDFNPPRLARAERVPSATVDLDLWRGLTDNARLAANYRAYSRLLCYLRALDGQAGTAELRHRLGHFCSSLQGLVLSIAGVMSSLGYPLPVGPAGPPAPPGTPVAPNDFLKKMDDFWLLKELQTWLWRSAKDFNRLKKKVPPAVVTLRLEARGF